A DNA window from Methanocorpusculum sp. contains the following coding sequences:
- a CDS encoding biotin transporter BioY, which produces MYGNEKRSSLIIYSAVFVALITVGGWISIPFIVPFTLQTLFVLLAASVMKKYAVIPAALYVLFGTLGLPLFHNGTAGIGILFGPTGGFLIGFILMAFIAGMFFSKKTLSADITGLVLATLLSYIFGAGWFMISSGATLPAALITCVVPFIAGDVIKITAAELVTLRLRKSEGSALDPDR; this is translated from the coding sequence ATTATTTATTCTGCGGTGTTTGTGGCATTGATCACGGTCGGCGGCTGGATATCTATCCCGTTTATCGTTCCGTTCACTCTTCAGACACTTTTTGTTTTGCTTGCGGCATCAGTGATGAAAAAATACGCGGTGATCCCGGCAGCTTTGTATGTGTTGTTTGGAACGCTTGGTCTCCCGCTTTTTCACAACGGCACTGCCGGGATCGGGATTCTGTTTGGTCCGACCGGCGGGTTTTTGATCGGTTTCATTCTGATGGCGTTCATTGCAGGCATGTTCTTTTCGAAAAAAACCCTGTCTGCCGATATAACCGGGCTTGTTCTCGCAACTCTTCTCAGTTATATCTTTGGCGCCGGATGGTTCATGATCTCGTCGGGAGCTACGCTTCCGGCTGCATTGATCACCTGTGTGGTCCCGTTTATTGCCGGCGATGTCATAAAAATCACAGCGGCGGAACTGGTGACGCTCCGTCTTCGAAAAAGTGAGGGATCTGCTCTTGATCCAGATCGATGA
- a CDS encoding ABC transporter ATP-binding protein, producing the protein MIQIDDLRHGVLDIPSLVILPGLTVVSGKNGAGKTTLLKICSGLILPTMGSVSIDGLSPRLQNVDYVSEFPDRHLLFPIVYDEISSPLRFAGIPQAEIEEKVLKTAEGAGITHLLKRECRTLSGGEKMLVGITAAIIHDPVLLVLDEPDSHLDPETVEDLLSFISSRNISYVMWSSHSTALRRKADFEVRL; encoded by the coding sequence TTGATCCAGATCGATGATCTCCGTCACGGCGTTTTGGATATCCCTTCTCTTGTGATCCTGCCTGGACTAACGGTGGTCTCCGGAAAAAACGGGGCCGGGAAGACCACGCTCCTGAAGATCTGTTCGGGACTTATTTTGCCGACAATGGGCTCGGTGAGTATTGACGGTCTTTCTCCTCGTTTGCAGAATGTCGACTACGTGAGCGAGTTTCCCGACCGTCATCTGCTGTTTCCGATCGTCTATGACGAGATCTCCTCCCCCCTTCGGTTTGCCGGAATCCCGCAGGCGGAGATCGAGGAAAAAGTTTTGAAAACAGCAGAGGGGGCGGGTATAACACATCTTCTCAAGAGAGAATGCAGGACACTCTCCGGCGGAGAGAAGATGCTCGTTGGGATAACGGCGGCGATCATTCATGATCCGGTCCTTCTTGTTCTTGATGAGCCGGATTCCCATCTGGATCCGGAAACCGTTGAAGATCTTCTCTCGTTTATTTCTTCGAGGAATATTTCGTATGTGATGTGGAGTTCGCATTCC